A stretch of the Bacillus sp. FJAT-18017 genome encodes the following:
- the nagA gene encoding N-acetylglucosamine-6-phosphate deacetylase: MSRDHFYLNGNVVTDKKIVENMLIEIKAGRIIYAGKFENVRDDLPCYQVAGWICPGFIDTHIHGLNGCDFMDGTKESFYRIQDGLPFFGVTSFLSTSRAASLDDIKTFLLLSKQVAEEKRDGAQLLGVHLEGPWINQKFKGAQKAEHIKAPVIKDVESILGYAGELMRVITLAPELPNSNKVIQMMHEQKVSVSAGHTDASYEEIQESIQYGLSRVTHCFNAMAGLSHRDLRAAFAALYLDDLHCELIADGFHVHQRMIELLYKLKGADKITLVSDCTGTNLLPDGCHHIGGKTVYKKGGKVELENGSLAGSSLTLNKAVQYTVQKCGISLEDAVHMATFNPAEVCGVSNKKGRIADGYDADLVLLSKDLEVENTILSGEFVTPFIQGAF, from the coding sequence AATTAAAGCCGGAAGAATCATTTATGCAGGGAAATTTGAAAATGTAAGGGATGATTTGCCCTGTTATCAGGTGGCAGGGTGGATTTGTCCGGGTTTTATTGATACACATATACACGGCCTTAACGGCTGCGATTTTATGGATGGCACAAAGGAAAGTTTTTATCGGATTCAGGATGGGCTTCCATTCTTTGGGGTGACAAGTTTTTTGTCAACATCAAGAGCAGCCTCCCTAGATGATATAAAAACCTTCCTTTTATTGAGTAAACAGGTTGCTGAAGAAAAACGGGACGGGGCTCAGCTTTTAGGGGTTCATTTGGAAGGGCCCTGGATTAACCAGAAATTCAAAGGCGCCCAAAAGGCGGAACATATTAAGGCTCCGGTTATCAAGGATGTAGAATCAATACTCGGTTACGCTGGAGAGTTGATGCGAGTCATAACTTTGGCACCTGAGCTTCCAAACAGTAATAAAGTTATTCAGATGATGCATGAGCAAAAAGTGTCAGTTTCAGCAGGGCATACGGATGCTTCATATGAGGAGATACAAGAGTCAATCCAGTATGGCCTATCGAGGGTGACCCATTGTTTTAATGCCATGGCCGGGTTATCTCACAGGGATTTAAGAGCAGCCTTCGCAGCACTTTATTTAGATGATTTACATTGTGAGCTGATTGCTGATGGGTTTCATGTTCATCAAAGAATGATTGAATTACTGTACAAATTGAAGGGTGCCGATAAAATCACCCTGGTATCCGACTGTACCGGGACTAATCTGCTCCCCGATGGCTGCCATCATATTGGCGGGAAAACGGTATATAAAAAAGGCGGAAAAGTAGAGTTGGAGAATGGAAGTCTTGCCGGCAGTTCACTGACTTTAAATAAGGCAGTTCAATATACTGTCCAAAAATGCGGTATATCACTGGAAGATGCAGTTCATATGGCGACCTTCAATCCAGCTGAAGTTTGTGGTGTCAGTAATAAAAAAGGCCGCATTGCTGATGGATATGATGCGGACCTTGTACTTTTATCCAAAGATTTAGAAGTAGAAAACACCATTTTGTCAGGAGAATTTGTTACCCCATTCATTCAAGGTGCTTTTTAA
- a CDS encoding GH1 family beta-glucosidase, which produces MPTITFPKDFKWGTATAAYQIEGAAFEDGRGLSIWDTFSHTPGKVKNGDNGDIACDSYHRYEEDIELLADLGARVYRFSVSWPRIYPNGKGDLNPKGLNYYHNLINKLLEKGIEPMLTLYHWDLPQALQGLGGWANRDTVEAFSQYAETVFKEFNGKVKFWQPINEPFCAAFLSNYHGVHAPGFQDLQLAVDVSHHLVLAHGRAVQIFREMGIEGKIGTATNTTWREPYSNRPEDREACRREIGINIDWFLDPILKGHYPDYMVEWFKKKGAELRIADGDMEVIHQPIDFIGVNYYSGNIARYKENSGLLDIENIEIDYQHTHIGWPIYADGLNKVFHYLTDRYGTIPLFITENGACCIDELVNGEVEDQDRIHYYQQHLTAVSRAIESGIPIIGYLAWSLMDNFEWAEGYGKRFGLVYVDFNTRERKRKNSFSWYKNVIANGWMEI; this is translated from the coding sequence ATGCCAACAATTACGTTCCCAAAGGATTTTAAGTGGGGAACTGCAACTGCTGCATATCAGATTGAGGGGGCGGCATTTGAGGATGGAAGAGGCTTATCGATATGGGATACCTTTTCCCATACTCCGGGAAAGGTGAAAAATGGCGATAATGGTGATATAGCGTGTGACAGTTATCATCGGTATGAAGAGGATATCGAATTATTAGCCGATTTGGGTGCGAGGGTGTACCGATTTTCTGTTTCCTGGCCGCGGATTTATCCAAATGGAAAGGGAGACCTCAATCCTAAAGGATTGAACTACTACCATAACCTAATCAACAAATTGTTGGAAAAAGGGATTGAGCCGATGCTGACCCTTTATCACTGGGATCTTCCCCAAGCCTTGCAGGGTCTTGGCGGTTGGGCAAATCGGGATACTGTCGAGGCGTTCAGTCAATATGCGGAAACAGTTTTTAAGGAGTTTAATGGGAAAGTGAAGTTTTGGCAACCGATTAATGAACCTTTCTGTGCCGCCTTTTTATCCAATTATCATGGGGTCCATGCTCCAGGGTTTCAAGACTTGCAATTAGCGGTTGATGTTTCCCACCATCTAGTTTTGGCACATGGCAGGGCAGTCCAGATATTTAGAGAAATGGGGATCGAAGGGAAAATTGGAACTGCAACGAATACAACCTGGAGAGAACCATATAGTAATAGACCGGAAGACAGGGAAGCGTGCAGGCGGGAGATTGGGATAAATATCGACTGGTTTCTCGATCCCATCTTAAAGGGACATTACCCTGACTATATGGTTGAATGGTTTAAGAAAAAAGGTGCAGAACTTCGTATTGCCGATGGAGACATGGAAGTTATTCATCAGCCGATTGATTTTATAGGCGTAAACTATTATTCAGGCAATATCGCGCGCTACAAAGAGAATTCCGGTTTATTGGATATAGAAAATATTGAAATCGATTATCAACATACTCATATAGGCTGGCCAATTTATGCGGACGGCCTAAATAAAGTGTTTCATTATCTTACGGATCGATATGGCACTATTCCTCTTTTCATCACGGAAAATGGAGCGTGCTGCATTGATGAACTGGTTAATGGAGAAGTGGAAGATCAGGATCGAATTCATTATTATCAACAGCACTTAACTGCTGTGAGCAGAGCGATTGAATCGGGTATCCCAATTATCGGATATCTGGCATGGTCATTAATGGACAATTTTGAATGGGCCGAGGGCTATGGAAAACGATTTGGCCTTGTCTATGTGGACTTCAATACACGCGAACGAAAACGGAAGAATAGCTTCTCCTGGTATAAAAACGTCATTGCCAATGGGTGGATGGAAATTTAA
- a CDS encoding beta-N-acetylhexosaminidase, which yields MQINITGDTNSILSGLELLSDQLNLHLHSDGYPINVTQRVGPIQVSNKNGKGEIYFQEKIHFFRAIGLWLEHYNKTGEFEHTEQPQFQTSGVMLDASRNAVLKVDEIKVLLNKMAVMGLNVVMLYTEDTYEVEDYPYFGYMRGRYTESELKICDDYADTLGIEMIPCIQTLGHLAMALKWGYAAEIRDTPDILLVGEQKTYELIESLIRAASKPFRTSRIHIGMDEAFQLGLGRYLDLNGYENRFEIMNKHLNQVVQITERHGLKPMIWSDMYFRLGSKFGEYYDEDVHIPKEAIESIPENVQLVYWDYYHENEDFYRGYIQKHKELGTDTVFAGGAWTWNGISPNYGRAFATTEAALKACKKEGLQEVFTTLWGDNGAETPLITAEPVMQLFAEHTYHETVTKDYLESRFHFCTGNHLDDFLVLNQLDETPGVMENNLKSSNASKFLLWQDVLIGLFDENIRGLGMNEHYRSIVPKLQAAEERNPHASLLFEFYGQLAMVLSVKAEIGIQLKAAYDEKDKETMESLLAEVKELTSQVKILHHKHRDVWFSLYKPFGWEVIELRYGGLIARMETAQYRIQLWLKDKIARIEELDEKRLVHDGPLGVPEGSLGNHFYHRIATAGNII from the coding sequence ATGCAAATCAATATCACCGGAGATACAAATTCAATTTTATCAGGATTAGAGCTGCTATCGGATCAATTGAACCTCCATTTACATTCTGATGGTTACCCGATTAATGTCACACAAAGGGTCGGCCCTATTCAGGTAAGCAATAAAAACGGAAAGGGAGAAATCTATTTCCAGGAAAAAATTCACTTTTTCCGCGCGATTGGGTTATGGCTGGAACACTATAACAAGACCGGCGAATTTGAACATACAGAACAACCGCAATTTCAAACTAGCGGTGTTATGCTCGATGCCTCGAGGAATGCAGTTTTAAAGGTAGATGAAATTAAAGTACTTCTCAATAAGATGGCGGTTATGGGATTAAATGTGGTCATGCTTTATACAGAAGATACATATGAAGTTGAGGACTATCCTTACTTTGGTTATATGCGTGGAAGATATACAGAAAGTGAACTGAAAATTTGTGATGACTATGCGGATACGTTAGGAATTGAAATGATTCCATGCATCCAAACTCTTGGTCATTTAGCAATGGCTTTAAAATGGGGCTATGCCGCGGAAATAAGAGATACGCCCGATATTTTATTGGTTGGTGAACAAAAGACCTATGAATTAATTGAAAGCTTGATTAGGGCCGCTTCAAAACCATTTAGAACAAGCCGTATACATATAGGCATGGACGAGGCATTTCAACTAGGGCTTGGCCGATATTTGGATTTGAATGGATACGAAAACCGATTCGAAATTATGAATAAACATCTAAATCAAGTGGTTCAGATCACTGAGCGTCATGGGCTAAAACCAATGATCTGGAGTGATATGTATTTTCGCTTAGGCTCCAAATTTGGTGAATACTACGATGAGGATGTCCATATTCCAAAGGAAGCAATTGAGTCTATTCCCGAAAATGTTCAGCTTGTTTATTGGGACTATTACCATGAGAATGAAGATTTTTATCGCGGATATATCCAGAAGCATAAAGAGTTAGGAACAGATACTGTTTTTGCAGGCGGAGCATGGACGTGGAATGGCATATCACCGAATTATGGAAGAGCCTTTGCAACAACAGAAGCTGCATTAAAAGCTTGTAAAAAAGAGGGGCTTCAAGAAGTCTTTACAACATTATGGGGTGACAACGGAGCAGAAACACCACTAATAACCGCCGAACCAGTGATGCAGCTATTTGCAGAGCATACTTATCACGAAACAGTTACCAAGGATTATTTAGAAAGTCGTTTTCACTTTTGTACCGGCAACCACTTGGACGATTTCCTTGTGCTAAACCAATTGGATGAAACGCCTGGTGTTATGGAAAATAATTTAAAGTCATCGAATGCCTCTAAGTTTTTGTTGTGGCAGGACGTCTTGATCGGACTATTTGATGAAAATATTCGGGGTCTTGGGATGAATGAGCATTATCGGAGCATTGTCCCTAAGTTACAGGCTGCCGAGGAAAGAAACCCACATGCATCACTTTTATTTGAGTTCTATGGGCAATTGGCAATGGTGTTAAGTGTAAAAGCGGAAATCGGCATTCAATTAAAGGCTGCCTATGACGAGAAGGACAAAGAAACCATGGAGTCACTTTTAGCAGAGGTTAAAGAGCTGACTTCACAGGTGAAAATTCTTCATCACAAGCATCGGGATGTTTGGTTTTCTTTATATAAGCCATTTGGCTGGGAAGTCATTGAACTTCGCTACGGCGGACTGATAGCTCGTATGGAAACGGCGCAATACCGAATCCAACTATGGCTTAAAGATAAAATTGCCAGGATAGAAGAGTTGGATGAAAAGAGATTGGTTCATGATGGCCCGTTGGGTGTTCCGGAAGGGTCATTAGGCAATCATTTCTATCACCGAATTGCCACGGCGGGAAATATCATTTAA